In the Malaclemys terrapin pileata isolate rMalTer1 chromosome 12, rMalTer1.hap1, whole genome shotgun sequence genome, one interval contains:
- the LOC128846034 gene encoding olfactory receptor 5V1-like, with the protein MENKTSINYFVLSGVSNDPQLQTFFFLVFLVIYLITLLGNMLIMLVIKTDPHLHFPMYFFLFHLSFLDVCYSSVTLPNMLKIFITDKNTISFNGCIAQMCFILLTGCTEIFMLSAMAYDRYAAICHPLQYATTMNIQVCSQLVGGAWSISLFYSLVNTIPVSYLHFCGPNQVSGFSCELPSLLDLSCTKTLLNEMVFIASVAILGLIAFPPTVISYIHIISTILRIRSVEGRRKAFSTCSSHLIVVTLYYGTALFRYLRPNSASSVVLDRVLSIQYGILTPMLNPIIYSLKNKEVKTALKRILGGEFIFLK; encoded by the coding sequence ATGGAGAACAAAACGTCTATCAACTATTTTGTTCTCTCAGGTGTTTCCAATGATCCACAGCTCCAGACTTTCTTCTTCCTGGTGTTTTTAGTTATTTACCTAATCACCCTGCTGGGGAACATGCTGATTATGCTGGTGATAAAGACTGATCCACACCTTCACTTTCCCATGTATTTTTTCCTATTCCATTTATCCTTCCTTGATGTCTGCTATTCCTCAGTCACTCTCCCTAACATGCTGAAGATCTTCATAACAGATAAGAACACAATTTCTTTCAATGGCTGCATTGCCCAGATGTGCTTCATTCTTCTGACAGGCTGCACTGAAATTTTCATGCTCTCAGCGATGGCTTATGACCGATATGCTGCCATATGTCACCCACTGCAATATGCAACAACTATGAATATACAAGTTTGCAGTCAATTGGTGGGTGGTGCCTGGTCAATTAGCTTATTCTATTCACTGGTAAACACCATTCCTGTGTCATATTTACACTTCTGTGGGCCAAATCAAGTCAGTGGTTTCAGTTGTGAGCTCCCTTCTCTGTTAGACTTGTCCTGCACGAAGACCCTCCTCAATGAAATGGTGTTTATCGCTTCTGTGGCAATTTTAGGATTGATTGCATTCCCCCCTACTGTGATCTCCTACATCCACATCATCTCCACCATCTTGAGGATACGCTCCGTGGAGGGCAGgcgtaaagccttctccacctgcagctcccacctcatTGTTGTGACCTTATACTACGGGACTGCTTTGTTTAGATACTTGAGACCCAACTCAGCCTCCTCAGTTGTTCTAGACCGGGTATTATCCATCCAGTATGGCATCTTAACCCCCATGTTAAACCCCATTATCTACAGCCTGAAAAATAAGGAGGTGAAAACAGCTCTGAAGAGAATATTGGGAGGGGAATTCATATTTCTCAAGTAA